The sequence below is a genomic window from Thalassomonas haliotis.
ACATCTCGTTGCTTTGTCTTTTAAATTCCGACGTTTCCTGCTCGCCATAGGCAAAGACCACCGGCGTTTTGGCCGCTGGCAGATGAAATAACGGACTGTTTTGCTTTATTTCCGCCTCGGTTAATTGCAAGGGATCATTGATATAGGTTTCGGCGATAGGGGCCAGGTCATAAATGCCGCTGACGGCGCATATGCCCTTGATTGGATGTGTCGGCAAGCCCCCCGGCGGCCATTGGTTTTGGACAATAAAGTCCTGCCAGCGGGTATATAACATCATCATCGCCAGGTGGGCGCCGGCCGAGCTGCCGCACAGATAGATTTCATCAGGATCATAACCAAATTCGGCTGCCGACATTATCAGGTAGGCGATGGCTTTACGGTTTTGGTTAACGATTTCGCTGAGGCTGGCATCCGGGGCCAGGGTGTAGTTAACGGCGGCAAAGGTGCAGCCGTGTTGCTGGAAATTACCGGCGGCAAAAGAAGACTCCGCCTTGCTCAGCTCCTGCCAATAGCCGCCATGAATATAAACAAACAGTTTTTTTTGATTTTCCCGGGTGGGCAAATAGAGATCCAGGCGCTCATCCGGCAGCAGGCCATAGGGGATATCGGCAATCAGTTTTTGCTGGTTTTGTGCTTTTGCTGTTGCCGTCCGGCTTAAATCGATGTATTGCCTGATATAAAGGTTAATATCATCAATACAGCTGCTGGGGGAGTATTCCCGCGTTAAGGTGGCTAAATCAAAGTCTCGGTACATGGTTATTTATTATCTTTATGTTTTGTATTGTCCCGATCACCAATATAACGTTTACTACAGGAAAAAATTAATTCATTTTCTTGTGGTTTTTCATTCAAAAAAGTAATTAAAAATTTGCCTCAAGACTTTGTATAACACCTTGTACCATCGTTTTTATAACCAGAGTACACCCAGCCAGGGAGATACCTGACCGGGGGCTTGTTTCTATGGCGTTTAGCGTTTAAAAGCTGAAGTTTACCCGGGCATAATAGCTCATGCCGTCAAAGCCGTAGGGCAGGGCGCGTACCGGATATTTAAATGCCTGGTTGGTGATAAAGTCCAGGGCTTCATTTTCACCCAGTTCATCCGGGGTAACATCAAACAGGTTATTGATGCCTGCTGCCAGGGTGAAGTTATCATTGATCTGGTAATCGAAATTAACATCAATCAACACCGCAGATTCCACTACACTGGTATCCTTAAAGGTGTCGTTCACCAATATTGAGTCCGGCAGGCCGATATGGTCGTTACCGAAATAAATGACATCGGTTTCGCCATAATAGTTTGCCCGGACAATAGCGCCCCATTTATCTCTTGAATAATCAAACGTTAAGGTTGCACGCTCCTGCGGCTGGCCGTCGGTGAGGAAACTGCGCTGTAAATCATCCAGCGCCACAGACTCGGGAATGCCATCGGGGGCATTCACGCCGTCAATTTCAGTTTCATTGATATTGCCGGCCAGGGT
It includes:
- a CDS encoding alpha/beta hydrolase, whose amino-acid sequence is MYRDFDLATLTREYSPSSCIDDINLYIRQYIDLSRTATAKAQNQQKLIADIPYGLLPDERLDLYLPTRENQKKLFVYIHGGYWQELSKAESSFAAGNFQQHGCTFAAVNYTLAPDASLSEIVNQNRKAIAYLIMSAAEFGYDPDEIYLCGSSAGAHLAMMMLYTRWQDFIVQNQWPPGGLPTHPIKGICAVSGIYDLAPIAETYINDPLQLTEAEIKQNSPLFHLPAAKTPVVFAYGEQETSEFKRQSNEMYQKLAQAGFPVTLAEISKRNHFDVILDLADSNTWLCRQVFAQMQLKTPLKANLKSYG